Proteins from one bacterium genomic window:
- a CDS encoding N-acetyltransferase: protein MSTSPANTSIPLRASASELPWETLRVNGERIFLRPVEVADADTHFECFTDEITRYMAPATPSLVNDCLVFIESSRASMAAGAEFVFAICAHGSDEFLGCTGLHSRISNTILELGIWIRGSAHGQHYGREAVHTLYHWAKERFEVEYFTYPVDRANTPSRKVAESLGGVVIEERKSPTQNGGELDSLVYRID from the coding sequence ATGAGTACATCTCCAGCCAATACTTCCATTCCTCTACGTGCCAGCGCTAGCGAGCTTCCGTGGGAGACGCTCCGAGTTAATGGCGAACGCATTTTTCTACGACCCGTTGAAGTTGCTGATGCCGACACTCATTTTGAGTGTTTCACCGACGAGATTACCCGATACATGGCTCCGGCAACACCAAGTTTAGTGAATGACTGTCTCGTATTCATTGAATCTTCGCGTGCATCTATGGCGGCTGGTGCAGAGTTTGTGTTCGCTATCTGTGCTCACGGGTCGGATGAGTTCCTTGGATGTACTGGATTACATTCACGCATCTCGAACACCATTCTTGAGCTTGGAATTTGGATACGCGGTTCAGCACATGGCCAACATTATGGTCGAGAGGCTGTGCATACCCTCTATCATTGGGCGAAAGAACGATTTGAGGTCGAGTATTTTACCTACCCGGTAGACCGTGCGAATACTCCAAGTCGTAAAGTCGCTGAGTCGTTAGGCGGAGTTGTTATTGAAGAGCGGAAAAGCCCGACTCAAAATGGCGGCGAATTAGACTCGCTCGTCTACCGCATTGATTAG